Proteins encoded together in one Thermococcus gammatolerans EJ3 window:
- a CDS encoding helix-turn-helix domain-containing protein: MPDEELAREVQELRKALEELRESFALVSQLAQAYLRLINLYAQYGSLGIEVAVPEVTDPISREIVRILFDLKRANVSQIARELKGRRGKASRNTVRAKLAELKEMGIVVEIPGERGKCYALSKRVVKKWLEIIGIPIKLDRTNDYRGG; this comes from the coding sequence ATGCCCGACGAGGAGCTCGCAAGGGAAGTGCAGGAGCTCAGGAAGGCGCTCGAAGAGCTCAGGGAGAGCTTCGCCCTCGTTTCCCAGCTGGCGCAGGCTTACCTTCGGCTCATCAATCTATACGCCCAGTACGGTAGCCTGGGAATAGAGGTAGCCGTTCCCGAAGTCACCGATCCCATATCGAGGGAAATCGTCCGGATTCTCTTCGACCTCAAGCGGGCCAACGTGAGCCAGATAGCGCGGGAGCTGAAGGGTAGGCGCGGAAAGGCTTCCCGCAACACGGTTCGAGCGAAGCTGGCCGAGCTGAAGGAGATGGGCATCGTCGTTGAGATTCCCGGCGAGCGGGGAAAATGCTACGCCCTCTCAAAGAGGGTGGTCAAAAAGTGGCTCGAAATAATCGGAATCCCGATTAAGCTTGACCGGACTAATGATTATCGGGGTGGTTGA